A single window of Sulfitobacter sp. JL08 DNA harbors:
- a CDS encoding ABC transporter permease has product MRLSPMFVTGVILVLVWCLIALSAPLLATHDPYAINFEAILKAPDGQHWFGTDNVGRDTYSRVVYGARLALYIGLLGVIAPMLIGMTIGLVAGYFGGWVDTIAMRVVDITVPFPFFVLVLSIVAVLGPGIENYFIALALVGWVGYARLARSEAQVLRQAEFVLAARTMGFSHPYILLRHVLPNSLSPIVVYLMTDVTLVILFGAALGFLGMGVSPPAAEWGVMIAEGQTYISTAWWISFFPGLAMVLIGVGFALIGDGLARMLRIER; this is encoded by the coding sequence ATGAGGCTGTCACCGATGTTTGTCACCGGCGTGATCCTTGTGCTGGTCTGGTGCCTGATCGCGCTGAGCGCGCCGCTTCTGGCCACCCATGATCCCTACGCCATCAATTTCGAGGCGATCCTGAAAGCGCCGGACGGGCAACACTGGTTCGGCACCGACAATGTGGGGCGCGACACCTACAGCAGGGTGGTCTATGGCGCGCGGCTGGCGCTGTATATCGGGCTGCTGGGGGTCATCGCGCCGATGCTGATCGGCATGACCATCGGGCTGGTTGCGGGGTATTTTGGCGGCTGGGTCGATACAATCGCGATGCGGGTGGTCGACATCACGGTTCCGTTCCCGTTTTTCGTTCTGGTTCTGTCAATCGTGGCGGTGCTGGGCCCGGGGATCGAGAACTATTTCATCGCTCTGGCGCTGGTTGGTTGGGTTGGCTATGCTCGCCTTGCCCGGTCCGAAGCGCAGGTTTTGCGGCAGGCGGAATTCGTGCTGGCTGCGCGCACGATGGGGTTTTCGCACCCCTATATCCTGTTGCGCCACGTGCTGCCCAATTCCCTTTCACCGATTGTGGTTTATCTGATGACGGACGTAACGCTGGTAATTCTGTTCGGGGCAGCCCTTGGATTTCTGGGTATGGGCGTTTCGCCCCCTGCGGCCGAATGGGGTGTCATGATCGCCGAAGGACAGACCTATATTTCGACCGCATGGTGGATCAGCTTTTTCCCCGGCCTGGCGATGGTGCTGATCGGTGTCGGCTTTGCGCTGATCGGTGACGGGTTGGCCCGCATGTTAAGGATTGAACGATGA
- a CDS encoding dipeptide ABC transporter ATP-binding protein, with the protein MTRLLQVRDLSVRFGQTVAVDNVSFDLERGAALGIVGESGSGKSVTCRALLRLLPATATITGRAAFEGRDLLTLPESELNTVRGKRIAMIFQSPASHLDPLMRIGDQVAETLHKHTDLKGQAIRQEVLRLLDVVRIPEPERWARAYPHQLSGGMKQRAMIAGALACQPDLLLADEPTTALDATVQKSVLDLLAQLRRDRNLSMIFVSHDLGAVAQVCDDVLVMRRAKLMESGSVAQVIRAPRNDYTKKLIASHPDRLQLQEAVQVPDGPPLIEARNIRIRFGGRTLADLISGREGGFVAVKNADFMVRTGETLGIVGESGSGKTTLVRSLVGLVKPYRGSVLSEGQPAHPTGPGRVAYLRKVQLIYQHPYEALSPRMTVQAAIAEPLRRHRLCAPKDVAGRVADLMLQVDLSPDLGGRFPAQLSGGQCQRVAIARALAFDPHVLIADEVTSALDVTLQAQVMDLLLKLQKERGLTMIFISHDLAVIRRLCNSVIVMRRGEIVEAGPTGAVFDAPEQAYTRELIDAIPRLQGDAA; encoded by the coding sequence ATGACCCGGTTGTTGCAGGTGCGTGACCTGTCTGTGCGTTTTGGCCAGACCGTTGCGGTGGACAATGTTTCCTTTGATCTGGAACGCGGCGCGGCACTGGGCATTGTCGGCGAAAGCGGATCGGGCAAATCGGTCACGTGCCGCGCATTGCTGCGGCTGTTGCCCGCCACGGCAACCATCACGGGGCGCGCCGCATTCGAAGGGCGTGATTTACTGACCCTGCCCGAATCGGAACTGAACACCGTGCGCGGCAAACGTATCGCGATGATCTTTCAAAGTCCGGCGTCGCATCTGGATCCGTTGATGCGGATCGGCGATCAGGTGGCGGAAACCTTGCACAAGCATACCGATCTGAAGGGGCAGGCCATTCGCCAGGAGGTGTTGCGCCTGCTGGATGTGGTGCGCATCCCCGAGCCCGAGCGCTGGGCGCGGGCCTATCCGCATCAGTTGTCGGGGGGCATGAAACAGCGGGCGATGATCGCCGGCGCGCTGGCCTGCCAGCCCGATCTGTTGCTGGCGGATGAACCGACAACCGCGCTCGATGCAACGGTTCAGAAAAGCGTGCTGGACCTGTTGGCGCAACTGCGGCGCGACAGGAACCTGTCGATGATCTTTGTCAGCCATGATCTGGGGGCTGTGGCGCAAGTGTGTGACGATGTGCTGGTCATGCGCCGCGCAAAGCTGATGGAAAGTGGTTCGGTGGCGCAGGTGATACGTGCGCCCCGAAACGACTATACCAAAAAGCTGATCGCCTCGCATCCCGACCGTCTGCAGTTGCAGGAGGCTGTGCAGGTGCCCGATGGCCCGCCCTTGATCGAGGCGCGCAATATCCGCATCCGCTTTGGCGGGCGGACGCTGGCAGATTTGATTTCGGGGCGCGAAGGCGGGTTCGTCGCCGTCAAGAACGCCGACTTCATGGTCAGGACCGGCGAAACGCTTGGCATTGTCGGTGAAAGCGGATCGGGCAAGACAACGCTGGTACGTTCGCTTGTCGGACTGGTCAAACCCTATCGCGGATCGGTTCTGTCCGAAGGCCAGCCGGCCCATCCCACAGGGCCGGGGCGCGTTGCATATCTGCGCAAGGTTCAGTTGATCTATCAGCACCCCTATGAGGCGCTAAGCCCGCGCATGACCGTGCAGGCGGCCATCGCCGAACCGCTGCGCCGCCATCGCTTGTGCGCGCCCAAAGACGTGGCTGGCCGGGTTGCGGATCTGATGTTGCAGGTCGATCTGTCGCCCGATCTTGGCGGCCGCTTTCCGGCGCAACTGTCTGGCGGGCAATGTCAGCGCGTTGCAATCGCGCGGGCGCTGGCCTTTGATCCGCACGTACTGATCGCGGACGAGGTCACATCGGCGCTGGATGTCACCTTGCAGGCGCAGGTCATGGATTTGCTGTTAAAGCTGCAAAAGGAACGGGGGCTGACGATGATCTTTATCAGCCATGATCTGGCGGTAATCCGGCGGTTGTGCAATTCGGTGATAGTGATGCGCCGTGGTGAAATCGTCGAGGCGGGTCCGACAGGGGCCGTTTTCGATGCGCCCGAACAGGCCTATACCCGCGAACTGATTGATGCGATCCCGCGGTTGCAGGGAGATGCGGCATGA
- a CDS encoding MurR/RpiR family transcriptional regulator encodes MTARITKPKGAARERVTNARNLSKAESEVALWVERNFDNLPFETAADLANGAGVSEMTVGRFVRRLGYANFKAFKAAVNSEFRKSGEDASSPRARRIAIPEGTGSELDAQLQLELDAIIEVYQMAVTDQWRAALDVVEAAEHVNVTGFQGVKGMATDFATRLKYVRPGVRFADGRSGNWSELFIENPTTSCVIMIEVVPYAHEAVKIADMCLRRDIPLIMITDRYSTWPRQYTPHVLTVATSNKAFLDSTSGISALLGLFLNGITARVGSAAQQRLGAMRELAAHFDPFSYEPGSQMRPVPNPDRKDSET; translated from the coding sequence ATGACAGCCAGAATTACCAAACCCAAAGGGGCCGCCCGCGAACGTGTCACCAACGCGCGCAACCTGTCCAAGGCGGAAAGCGAAGTCGCCCTGTGGGTCGAACGAAATTTTGACAACCTGCCCTTTGAAACCGCTGCCGATCTGGCAAACGGGGCAGGGGTCAGCGAAATGACGGTGGGCCGGTTCGTGCGGCGCCTGGGTTATGCGAATTTCAAGGCGTTCAAAGCGGCCGTAAACAGCGAGTTTCGCAAATCGGGCGAAGACGCCAGCAGCCCGCGCGCCCGCCGGATCGCCATTCCCGAAGGCACCGGATCAGAACTGGATGCGCAGTTGCAACTGGAACTGGATGCCATCATCGAAGTCTACCAGATGGCTGTCACGGATCAGTGGCGTGCCGCGCTGGACGTTGTTGAGGCGGCGGAACATGTGAATGTCACCGGCTTTCAGGGGGTCAAGGGCATGGCCACGGATTTCGCCACGCGCCTGAAATACGTGCGCCCCGGCGTGCGCTTTGCCGACGGGCGCAGCGGCAACTGGTCTGAATTGTTTATCGAAAACCCCACGACATCCTGTGTCATCATGATCGAGGTGGTGCCCTATGCCCACGAGGCGGTCAAAATTGCCGATATGTGCCTGCGCCGGGACATTCCGCTGATCATGATCACCGATCGCTATAGCACCTGGCCACGCCAGTACACGCCCCACGTCCTTACGGTGGCCACGTCGAACAAGGCGTTTCTGGACAGCACATCCGGCATTTCGGCCCTGCTGGGCTTGTTTCTGAATGGAATTACCGCACGGGTGGGATCTGCCGCACAACAGCGTCTGGGAGCGATGCGTGAACTGGCCGCCCACTTTGATCCGTTTTCATACGAGCCCGGAAGCCAGATGCGACCGGTGCCGAACCCTGACAGAAAAGACAGTGAGACATGA